In the genome of Oncorhynchus clarkii lewisi isolate Uvic-CL-2024 chromosome 4, UVic_Ocla_1.0, whole genome shotgun sequence, one region contains:
- the LOC139406797 gene encoding auxilin-like isoform X5, producing the protein MDANYGGGLLDMVKGGAGKFFSNFKDNLKDTLKDTSTKVMHQVATYTKGELDIAYITSRIIVMSYPAEALQIGNQNHVEDIRSFLDSRHADHYTVFNLSQRNYRGAKFSNRVSECNWPPRQAPSLHNLFAVCKNMHNWLKQNPKNVCVITCSDGRAPSGVLVCAMFCFCHLFSNPVPAMQLLSAKRPGSGLWPSHRRYIGYVCSMVSEKPSLPHSKPLVVKAVTMSPVPCFNKQRIGCRPFCEVLIGETKIFSTAQDYERMREHRVQDGKVVFPLGVNVQGDVVISVYHMRNTIGGRLQAKVSNTQILQIQFHTGFIAPGTTVLKFTKPELDACDSPEKYPQLFHVLVDIEVEGTDKQKDLTPPWEQFPNKDLIPNVLFSCHQEHQDALAIADEMEGLDLEEPSRSHSGSDSRPHGEDSEPSDDEMLSLSSQQSNASGERHGGAQAGPRGPKRPEQPQALATAPPPPEEMDLLGLDGAAVNPPCPCPCPKPQPPTTNTTTDLLGDLFGASPQPPPGSGPASAQSTPQKIAPPSTSPCPSPAFDPFGAGPMPKPQELMGSFRGPAGNLGNLGLPAPLLHAARSPSPTMQNTGKGRSSPVPPTTPVVTIQQPPNAMGGWDWNKSAAPGGGFGMGSRSASTSPTGSVHSTPTHQVKPKTLDPFADIGNLGGSLGGGSGFSSKPTTPTGTTPAFPPMGSPSRPPPSPQHGGGWQANTGFPSWQPGGGGGGGQAGWQPQPQGQGGPPSQPKPSPSHSMPHTSPSNRPNYNISFSAMGGGAAPNAAGKPQPNMGTKPKVATANFDDLLSGQGFAGAKKKEGPRTIAEMRKEEMAKEMDPEKLKILDWIEGKERNIRALLSTMHTVLWEGETRWKPVGMADLVTPEQVKKVYRKAVLVVHPDKATGQPYEQYAKMIFMELNDAWSEFDSQGQKALY; encoded by the exons ATGGATGCCAACTATGGCGGAGGGCTGCTGGATATGGTGAAAGGCGGAGCCGGCAAGTTCTTCAGCAACTTCAAGGATAACCTGAAGGACACACTCAAAGACACCTCCACTAAAGTCATGCACCAGGTGGCCAC GTACACAAAAGGAGAGCTGGACATTGCCTACATCACATCACGAATCATAG TGATGTCATATCCTGCGGAGGCGTTGCAGATCGGCAACCAGAACCATGTGGAGGACATCCGCTCTTTCCTGGACTCACGGCACGCTGACCACTACACCGTCTTCAACCTGTCACAGCGTAACTATCGCGGCGCCAAGTTCTCCAACCGG gtctcggAGTGTAACTGGCCGCCCCGCCAGGCTCCCAGCCTGCACAACCTGTTTGCGGTGTGTAAGAACATGCACAACTGGCTCAAACAGAACCCCAAGAATGTGTGTGTCATCACCTGCTCG GATGGGCGTGCTCCCTCGGGTGTGCTGGTCTGTGCCATGTTCTGCTTTTGCCACCTCTTCAGCAACCCAGTGCCCGCCATGCAGCTACTCAGCGCCAAGAGACCCGGCTCAGGCCTCTGGCCCTCGCACCGGAG GTACATAGGCTATGTGTGCAGTATGGTATCAGAGAAGCCCTCCCTGCCCCACTCAAAGCCCCTGGTGGTCAAGGCGGTCACCATGAGTCCAGTACCCTGCTTCAACAAACAACGCATCGGCTGCAGACCTTTCTGTGAGGTCCTCATAGGGGAGACTAAGATCTTCTCTACGGCacaggactatgagaggatgcg AGAGCACAGGGTACAGGATGGGAAGGTGGTCTTCCCTCTAGGTGTGAATGTCCAGGGTGATGTGGTCATCTCTGTCTATCATATGAGAAACACCATAGGAGGACGACTGCAGGCCAAG GTGTCCAACACCCAGATACTCCAGATCCAGTTCCACACAGGCTTCATCGCTCCAGGGACAACCGTGTTAAAGTTTACAAA gcCGGAGCTGGATGCGTGTGACTCTCCAGAGAAGTACCCACAACTGTTCCATGTGTTGGTGGACATTGAGGTGGAGGGTACAGACAAGCAGAAGGACCTGACCCCTCCCTGGGAACAGTTCCCTAATAAAGACCTGATCCCCAACGTACTGTTCTCATGTCACCAAGAGCACCAGGACGCCCTCGCCATCGCAG ATGAGATGGAGGGACTGGACTTGGAGG AGCCAAGCCGGTCCCACAGTGGTTCAGACAGTCGCCCTCACGGGGAGGACAGTGAGCCGTCTGATGATGAGATGCTGTCCCTGTCCAGCCAGCAGAGCAACGCTAGCGGAGAGCGACACGGAGGGGCTCAGGCTGGCCCCAGGGGCCCCAAGAGACCAGAGCAGCCTCAGGCCCTCGCCactgctcctcctcccccagaAGAGATGGACCTCCTGGGCCTGGATGGGGCTGCTGTGAACcccccctgcccctgcccctgccccaaACCCCAGCcccccaccaccaacaccaccacagaCCTCCTGGGGGATCTGTTTGGAGCCTCCCCCCAGCCCCCGCCTGGGAGTGGGCCCGCCTCGGCCCAGTCCACCCCCCAGAAAAtagcccctccctccacctccccttgCCCCTCCCCAG CATTCGACCCATTTGGGGCGGGTCCGATGCCCAAGCCCCAGGAGCTGATGGGTTCCTTCCGGGGTCCAGCAGGTAACCTTGGTAACCTGGGGCTGCCTGCCCCCCTCCTGCATGCAGCTCGCTCTCCATCCCCCACTATGCAGAACACTGGCAAGG GACGGAGCTCCCCAGTCCCGCCCACCACCCCTGTGGTCACCATTCAGCAGCCTCCCAACGCCATGGGAGGATGGGACTGGAACAAGTCTGCAGCTCCAG GAGGGGGTTTTGGTATGGGCAGTAGGTCAGCCAGCACCAGTCCTACCGGATCAGTCCACAGCACCCCCACACACCAGGTCAAACCCAAGACCCTGGACCCATTCGCTGATATTGGAAACCTGGGGGGCAGTCTGGGAG GAGGCTCTGGCTTCTCCAGTAAGCCTACCACCCCTACAGGCACCACCCCTGCCTTCCCACCCATGGGCTCCCCTTCACGGCCTCCTCCCTCGCCCCAGCACGGTGGGGGCTGGCAGGCTAACACAGGCTTCCCCTCGTGGCAGCCCGGTGGTGGCGGTGGTGGAGGGCAGGCAGGGTGGCAGCCCCAACCCCAGGGTCAGGGTGGCCCACCCTCCCAGCCCAAACCCAGCCCCAGCCACTCCATGCCGCACACCTCCCCCTCCAACAGACCCAACTACAACATCAGTTTCTCTGCCATGGGAGGAGGGGCTGCTCCCAATGCAGCCGGGAAACCACAGCCCAACATGG GTACCAAGCCCAAAGTTGCAACGGCTAACTTCGATGACCTGCTGTCTGGCCAAGGCTTTGCTGGAGCCAAAAAGAAGGAAGGTCCCAGGACAATAGCagagatgaggaaggaggagatggctAAAGAGATGGACCCCGAGAAACTCAAG